Proteins encoded within one genomic window of Triticum aestivum cultivar Chinese Spring chromosome 2D, IWGSC CS RefSeq v2.1, whole genome shotgun sequence:
- the LOC123051416 gene encoding uncharacterized protein: protein MEPAARKWHGKGLLTRALLLGVAALALRLLYGAFVTVGGGWAPDPAVPSTAVVGRRTHAQAAAASGSPEAWRSHGWREAVEFHAGVLGRHLADGLVGPSSRAVCLGGAQQALALRELGVAGAVAVARRRSPPLAVAGDDRRLPFESSSVDFVFAGRALDSSRRPADLAGEAARILRPEGHLVVLTSSAGDAYSLRSLQALLPSLRLLRSREINSPDASTLRELVFQKLQPTTASTSTENSASNCTIGDHKMQLLTHAEPLIEEEPLKPWLTLKRNIQNIKYLPELADISFKRRYVYVDLGSRSYGSSIGSWFRKQYPKQNHTFEVFAIEADPTFHPDYATRKGVTLLPYAAWVKNDTLSFEINGDPGKEDEAKASGRGMGRIRPTAGKKMSGKVRSVQAFDFAEWLKQTVSEQDYVVMKMDVEGTEFDLIPRLFDTGAICLVDEVFLECHYNRWQRCCPGERSPKYQNTYEECLELFSSLRESGVLVHQWF, encoded by the coding sequence ATGGAGCCGGCGGCGAGGAAGTGGCACGGGAAGGGGCTCCTGACGCGGGCGCTGCTCCTCGGCGTCGCCGCGCTCGCGCTCCGCCTGCTGTACGGGGCGTTCGTGACCGTGGGCGGCGGGTGGGCGCCCGACCCGGCCGTGCCGTCCACCGCGGTGGTCGGGAGGAGGACCCACGCGCAGGCCGCGGCGGCCTCGGGGTCGCCGGAGGCGTGGCGCAGCCACGGGTGGCGCGAGGCGGTGGAGTTCCACGCCGGGGTGCTCGGGCGGCACCTCGCCGACGGCCTCGTCGGGCCGTCCTCCCGCGCCGTGTGCCTCGGCGGGGCCCAGCAGGCGCTCGCGCTGCGGGAGCTCGGCGTGGCCGGCGCCGTCGCCGTCGCGAGGAGGCGCTccccgccgctcgccgtcgccggtGACGACCGCCGGCTCCCGTTCGAGTCCTCCTCCGTGGACTTCGTCTTCGCCGGCCGCGCCCTCGACTCGTCCAGGCGCCCGGCCGACCTCGCCGGCGAGGCCGCGCGGATCTTGAGGCCGGAGGGCCATCTCGTCGTGCTCACCTCCAGCGCCGGCGACGCCTACAGCCTCCGCTCGCTTCAGGCGCTCTTGCCGTCGCTGCGGTTGCTCCGATCTCGCGAGATCAACAGCCCCGACGCGTCCACCCTCCGGGAACTGGTCTTCCAGAAGCTTCAGCCTACTACGGCGTCCACCTCCACTGAAAATTCAGCGAGCAACTGCACAATTGGGGATCACAAGATGCAGCTCCTGACGCACGCCGAGCCGCTGATCGAGGAAGAGCCGCTGAAGCCATGGCTGACGCTGAAGCGAAACATCCAGAACATCAAGTACCTTCCAGAGCTTGCCGACATCAGCTTCAAGCGCCGGTATGTGTACGTTGATCTCGGCTCGCGCAGCTACGGATCCAGCATCGGCAGCTGGTTCCGGAAGCAGTACCCAAAGCAGAACCACACCTTCGAGGTGTTCGCCATCGAGGCCGACCCGACGTTCCACCCTGATTACGCCACAAGGAAGGGGGTCACATTGCTCCCGTACGCCGCCTGGGTCAAGAATGACACGCTCAGCTTCGAGATCAATGGCGACCCCGGAAAGGAGGACGAGGCCAAGGCCAGTGGCCGTGGCATGGGGCGCATCCGCCCCACGGCCGGTAAGAAGATGTCCGGCAAGGTGCGCAGTGTGCAGGCGTTTGATTTCGCCGAGTGGCTGAAGCAGACGGTGTCGGAGCAGGACTACGTGGTGATGAAGATGGATGTGGAGGGGACTGAGTTTGACTTGATCCCGAGGCTCTTCGACACGGGCGCGATCTGCTTGGTCGACGAGGTGTTCCTCGAGTGCCATTACAACCGGTGGCAAAGGTGCTGCCCTGGCGAGCGGTCGCCTAAGTATCAGAACACATACGAGGAGTGCCTCGAGCTCTTCAGCTCGCTCCGGGAGAGCGGCGTTCTTGTGCATCAGTGGTTTTGA